In the genome of Paenibacillus sp. GP183, the window AATCCAAGATAAGTGACGGACAATTATTCTATAATCCATGCATGCTATAAAAAGCATGGGTATGAGTAAAACTAGAAACATTACAGCATTGTTGATGTGCAAACCCTGATATTTGGTTCCATAGGTCGCACTGTATATGACAAATGTACTGATGACCAGGAAGCAGGCTAATATGAATAAAATAAGGACATCCAGGTTTTTCAATTTCACTAGCAACTTTCTCACCACTTTACTAGGTTTACTATCCTCTAATCTTATACGTGAAAGTTAGAGGTAACATTAAAATAAGATTAAAAACTTATCCAAAGTGTTTCAACTAGCACCTAAGGAGTTTTTGCTTGACAACCCGGGAATTGCGGGAGTACTATTCTTTTGGTGCAAGAAATATTTTGAAATAAACTTTTACGCCAACAAACCGAATAACTGCTGGAAGAGTTGAACGTTATTAGGGACAGACAAATTTTTCAATTTGACCTGCCCCTTTTTGATTTTATGCATCGTTTCAATACCTTGAATTGTGCTCTTTGCCGATTCAAACGATTTAAATCCGAGCATTGGATGTATTCTTTTCTTTATAAATCGTCGATGATCCTGTCGATCATATTATTCAAATATTTGGTTTGTCTCATTAAGATGTCTTGGGGAGTTCTTTGTTTTTCTTTAGAATTTCAATAGCTGCAGGAAGCAACAAACACATGCACTATAGGAGCACCAGGGGTATGGGTTCTGGTATCAAAGGAAAGTTTCTCAGAGATAACGTCGTGAATTAATTTGAGCTTTGCACCACAACCGCAGAAAGCGTCGTTTAAGTCATAATTTTAACGCTTTGGCGACGGTACTCCTGCTAGGATAGATTGAAGTGTTGGACTTTGGAGGTGGCAAGGCCATGTGGAAATGGATACAGTACGCGTTATCGACCCGAATTATTGTGACCATTGCTTTTTTATGCAATCTGCTCGGATCGATTTACGGATTCTATTGGTATAAAGACCAGCTCTTCGCCACACCCTGGTACTTTTGGCCATTTGTACCGGATTCGCCGGTATCTTCATCGTTATTTACCCTAGTGCTGGCAAGTTGGCTATGGAAGAAAGAGGTCAGTCCCTGGCTAGTAATGATGGCATTTGTCTGCTGTTTGCAATATGGTTTTTGGTGTGTGGTTGTGTTGGGAATGTACGGGATCCGGGATGGAGGGATGGTGGCTGAGAATGGGATGCTGGTAGTTTCCCATACTGCCATGGCGGTGGAAGTGTTGATTTACTCCTTTTTGTTCAGGTTTCAGCCGAAACAGTTGTGGTTGGGAGCCAGTTGGTTATTGGTTAATGACTTCATGGATTATGTATACGGAGTGCACCCCTACTTGGAAGATGACGGGTTGCTTGGGAAAGTTAAAATTTTTACCCTTTGTTTGTCGGTTTGTACAATTGGCATCGCTTATTGGGTTAGCCGTAAGAATGAGGTTTCCATTGATCAATGATTTGCTTGCAAATTGATTTAACAAGGCATCCTACACCCTTAGTTAAAAAATGCTTGGACTTTGAGGGTGAAAACCTTCAAAGAACTAGGGGCAAAAGTGTTAACGACGAAGAAGCTACCGTATTTATTAACATCAGGACGCTATACATATTACTAACATTTTAACCCTTCGATATGCTGTTGAATTAGTTGCTTAATACTTGATGCAAACACCATAAGAATAAGAAGAACACAGAGATAGTATTCGCCTGTTCACACAATAGATTCAATTATTGATAAGACATTCTTTTGATACACTTGTAATGTCGTGCTTCTATTACTTTTTAGTTATAGTTATCTTAGGCTCTAACTACTACACCATCGCAAATTGAGGGGATTTCGATGAAATATACCAAGATGGCAGGGATAGCCGTTATCCTAATCCTTATTATCCTTCTTTCTTTGTTGCAGAAAAAAGATGAACTCCGTGTGTTATACGCCGTTCCATCTTCATTAGAAACCGCATATGATCATTCGGCTTACGCCAATTTAAAACAGACGCTTGAGGCCAATGTTAACATCACAAAAGAAACGCTACAAGGTTTTAGCGCCAAACAACTACATATGTATGATGTTGTTTATTTAGACATCAATATGAAGCAATCTGACACGCTTCGCTCTGAGATACCCCAATTAATCGAATATGTGAGCCGCGGTGGTCATTTGTTTTTGGAGAACGGTTTCGCCGCAGACTTCCCAAGCGGCTTTCTTGGTATACAACGTTTGGTGGATCTACCGGATACCGCTTCTCCCCAGTTTGCCTATCCGGAAGTGGATCTTAATTTAACCGGTGTACAAAAAACGTACCGTTTATTTGCTGACAATTTCCTAAATCATAGTAATATGAACCAGCTGCCGGGTTTCCATTTTGGAAAAGGAGTGACTCCTACCACAGCCGATCCGATCGTCACACTGAACGGAACGACATTGATGTGCCGAAATCATGTTGGTAAAGGAACCGTGCTCCTTTTAAGTGATTTCCTGCCTAACCGTTATTTTATCACCGGTTTTGATATGAAAAGTGGACAAGATCCTTCGAAAGGATTCGCAAAGCTGGCGGATCTTTACGATAGATCTAAACAAAAAGGCAATCCGTATTTCGATTTCAAGACGGGTGTACCACTTGAACCTTATTTCAATTTCTCCTTTGCAACAGCTAATTACCAGCTGCGAGACGAATTACTTGCCTATGCCTCAAAAGAGCGATTTGGATACAGCGTCAAAAAGGTGCTTGGGCCTAATGGTCGTCCTGCCATGGCTTTCCAAAATCACTATGAAGCACTTCCTGCCTTTCAGCATCAGGCGGCTCAACATTGGTCAGAGATTACGAAGTCCTACAACGAAATTCCATCTTTTTCGCTCGTTCGATCCACGTTTTCTTGGGGGAAATGGTACGAAAGTGCCACCGTTCATTTAAATGTCGGGACACAAGAAAAGCCTGTATTTGTAGGTCAGTTTGATAATTCTTTTTATACGAGCGGTGTTCAATTGGTCTCTGGAGGGCAGCCGATGAAGGGAGCCGATTATCCAGACTACCGTAGTTATGAGGATTCCATTGATCTGCCTTATCGATTGTATCCGGCGATTGCCGATATGTACGGAGATGGTAGGAAGGATCTACTTGCGGGAAGTGCAGATGGCTCTATTGTTCTTTATCGCAATTTGGGTATGAAACCAGAGTTGTACGCTAATCAGCCGCTACCCGCTAAGCTAGGAATACCAGATGCTTTCGATCGACCAATTCGATTAAAAACTACTACTGGTGTCGATTTAAAGGCACCTGGTGGTTATGCTGCGATCTCCACATTTAATGGCAAAGGCGATAGTCTATCCGACCTATTGATTGGTGATCGTAACGGCAATGTATATTATAGCTTGAACCGTGGAAATGGTGTATTTGAGATACCACAGCCAGTTATGGTAAACGGAAAACCGATCAATGTCGGCAGCTTCGCAGCGCCCACTTTCGGAGATGTTGAAGGAAATGGCATACCCGACCTCGTCGTTGGAACTGGAGACGGCCGAATCTTGCTCTATCGTGGAATCAAAGGAAGAACCCTGGAATTTGATAGCCCCCAGCTTCTTGTTACACTGGATTCCAAGTTCGCAGCCCCGTCTCTTCATGATTTGAACGCAGATGGAAAACTGGACTTAGCAGTAGGAAGCAGCCGTGGCGACATCGTAGTTTTTTTTCATCAGGGAAACGAGTGGGTGAATCAAGGTCCAATCGAAGGACAAACAAAAAATCAAATGGGGACATACGCACTGGTCGGTGGACATAATTCTGTTCCCCTTTGGTACGATCTCAACCATGACGGGAAAGATGATTTGATCGTTGGACAATTAGAGTTTGGCATGCCGTATGCTGTAGACGATCCTACCTCGCCGATTGCAAAAGATGTAAAATCTTTTGTGCAATATGCCAAGG includes:
- a CDS encoding VCBS repeat-containing protein, coding for MKYTKMAGIAVILILIILLSLLQKKDELRVLYAVPSSLETAYDHSAYANLKQTLEANVNITKETLQGFSAKQLHMYDVVYLDINMKQSDTLRSEIPQLIEYVSRGGHLFLENGFAADFPSGFLGIQRLVDLPDTASPQFAYPEVDLNLTGVQKTYRLFADNFLNHSNMNQLPGFHFGKGVTPTTADPIVTLNGTTLMCRNHVGKGTVLLLSDFLPNRYFITGFDMKSGQDPSKGFAKLADLYDRSKQKGNPYFDFKTGVPLEPYFNFSFATANYQLRDELLAYASKERFGYSVKKVLGPNGRPAMAFQNHYEALPAFQHQAAQHWSEITKSYNEIPSFSLVRSTFSWGKWYESATVHLNVGTQEKPVFVGQFDNSFYTSGVQLVSGGQPMKGADYPDYRSYEDSIDLPYRLYPAIADMYGDGRKDLLAGSADGSIVLYRNLGMKPELYANQPLPAKLGIPDAFDRPIRLKTTTGVDLKAPGGYAAISTFNGKGDSLSDLLIGDRNGNVYYSLNRGNGVFEIPQPVMVNGKPINVGSFAAPTFGDVEGNGIPDLVVGTGDGRILLYRGIKGRTLEFDSPQLLVTLDSKFAAPSLHDLNADGKLDLAVGSSRGDIVVFFHQGNEWVNQGPIEGQTKNQMGTYALVGGHNSVPLWYDLNHDGKDDLIVGQLEFGMPYAVDDPTSPIAKDVKSFVQYAKDHFLQLYPHVFVHSYLSDTQEQQELRLQHESFDKLGIPWKNLGTNQHTWRVNNPGRIQTMKNENSQGLWFNFGFRPSYDPLDPRDGISDYMWGIPFILEDSGFKNPMLLYTPVPNIGFGPGYANEDVFQAYIKQDMPIDYFEHIDYMNQENMKRLAEYWDKVRTVYDYNFVSEQQMAASFLTTLTAKVQVSQSWLSYYWNWIKDKLGRGAHLSLTFKPDYSGVPSQAGEYRRTLGVAVEPGVRYASHPFRTNADVYLNNRSSSIYFGLANVAKLWTSWNKEQFHLLRVNVPYTLSQRTTNDSRTLTLDADGMQQVKLYSPDPITVEGADLHIDSNLKEGTYTITHFGARTTVVIKTKGFGARNE
- a CDS encoding DUF1405 domain-containing protein is translated as MWKWIQYALSTRIIVTIAFLCNLLGSIYGFYWYKDQLFATPWYFWPFVPDSPVSSSLFTLVLASWLWKKEVSPWLVMMAFVCCLQYGFWCVVVLGMYGIRDGGMVAENGMLVVSHTAMAVEVLIYSFLFRFQPKQLWLGASWLLVNDFMDYVYGVHPYLEDDGLLGKVKIFTLCLSVCTIGIAYWVSRKNEVSIDQ